ttcgctcgtgggatctgtacgagtttccgctgttgcagcgtacaaccaagcattcgtgggccattaagaccgcgactcagctggagaaaccacgatacgttatctttgctctgcagacaggccggaagaatgttatgtccgaggatgcgagtaaattcgacgactgtaaattaacaaacgtgaaactctatctgaactcggaatgttatccgtacgacgacatgaatctggattttgataaaaacagatggtcgattctgtacgacacgtacgcgcgtttctgcaaaactattacggatacgagtacctcgaaccgagtctcaccgtctcactgtttctacagtacggtccgtttgtgatcatcgattgttctcgacaaaacgaatcggtcaaGAGTGCAACCGTGGATGTGCGATTGGAATTTGAGTGTAAGGAGAATGTGGCTAATAATACGTACTGCGTACTGTCTCATCATACACGATCGCGTAATCCAGTACAACCCGTTGACCAACGTTGTGCGCAAAATTACCTAAGTGtttgcgacaataatttagagagagggaaagctgGATATAAATCCGAGTGTTACGAGATGGTTGTCATTCTTCTTAACTGACGAAAAGAGATCTCATCATGTCTGTACCAACGTTTGTCGATCTGCAAGAATTTgtcgtttcgaataaattcatcgcaaaggaggtggcggtgctgagaagaggaactgttctcgcacactacatttttcggagtcctataccatggcatctccttacaaaatccgaaaagtgtcaagcttcatggttgatggcgaatcatcatggactacaatgggaggatggaatcgttgcgtacagcatggcgaaacgattgattacaacagctgtagttgaagaagaagatgataaaatgcagTGTATCGTATACATTAAAGGATGCCAGAAACGAAAATGGCTTGCTAATATGCTCGGCAacgatgcgagagaaaatttaatcattgagaccttggatgctgattacgacgatatcgaatctctaaataatctagatgttaaaaatactatacgatgtgaaaaacatgttaagaattgcgcattacaaaatgtattcaaaatatttaactggtggtcgcaacgccagaaaaaattgcaagatttggaaaaataaaatatttaaacactaatatgttttatttcttattccccctcctcattccctccctccctccctccctcacgagtcatttaagaattctttttatccgagtatcgtctctctctcccttctaaaaatttcagagcacTAAAGTATTCTAGAATCTCCCACCATATTTACCACTAATCTCCCACTACTTTGAAAAACGGGATGTcacgtatatttgattcttcataCGGTTAGTGTTGCGTTAACCGTTCGTGAAAGTGGTCCACTTTtgaaatctggaaatatgtaCTACGTCGAAAGAAGCAGTGGTGGCCCCAGCAGAAGcgtgaataattacgtacCGAATCGTTATGAAAGTCCATTGTTTGAGAACAAATGTGAcaagtaagtttttgtttaacttctttctattttttcacaaattgtttttaaactaatttttttttattttatttttctacagcatttcgttgaagcgtcgtgcgattcgtatactaagtagacgatacgcattgacaaccacggaattcaaattccttgaaattggtatcaacgtgggtacaccgagttacgtggaaattatcataggagatcatcaaggaaaggaactggtattatctctcgaaacgtggaagggactctacgagcaacgtcgcaatattcacgatttactgcgaaaggactctaaagatacctataattttataagcgttGGACCGCTAACAGTGCGAGTTCATACGATTAACGATACTAAACTTATAAGTCTCGAATCTTAAacgcatgatgatgattgaaccgacgttacaccgtatgtttaatctcgatcaatgcatcgatgtaacctttgatcgattggttagaatcaccgagacagtcgatactaagtttacacaattctccaatatcgcgtccactataacggataataaaaaagtgtcaaatgtaatatgcgccagcgacgccttcaataaacatcaactcgtcgattgcgaactggtagctttagtttttagtcacaatatgtaataaaaaaaaatatatatatataaaagagaagaataaagtttttttaaatttaaatcatgatataatttactcgCACGCATTTCCCATCCGTGCTTCCTCCCACCCGTAAACAGTCCCAGTTCTCATATGTAGTTCGTTGCGGGGAATGACGTCATGCTGGGAccgcgagagagtaagcgctaggaaagaaagagatagcgcgaggcgaaggagagcgagaaagtaaacgctaggaaagaaagagatagcgcgaggcgaaggagagcgagagagtaaacgctaggaaagaaagagatagcgcgaggtgaaggagagcgagagagtaagtggTAGAACGCaaacagtaattttttttctttttttctttttataatttttttcttttttttttttattatttttttctttttatattttttttttatattaaatattaagttattatatctaattttatctagtatatgaaggaagaaggatgggatagatgaaggaagcgcaagcaagcaattatatgtgtttaacataattttttttttatttaaaaaagtgtgtgtttatttacaaaaatgtgtgtgtgtgtgtgcgtgtgcgtgtgcgtgtgcgtgtgcgtgtgtgtgtgtgtgtgtgtgaatttaaaaataaaaagaaaaagatataaaaaaaaatatatatataaaagattgcacGCCGATGGTCGAGCGGTACGGCACGACAGCGACTGCTGCTGCGAGGCGCTGGAGGGGATGACCGGGCGGTGGTGGTTGGTCCAGGTAGGACTCctgcataacagaaaaaaaaaatttattaatattttcataatttgaaaaagaatacttacACATCAAagattacttacaattactgaTCAGAATCAGTATCAGAATCTGGATCATTGTCGATAACATGTTGTAGATACAACATGTTATCGATATGTTGACGGATTTCCCAATGGATTTCTTGTAACTGCTCAGGACATGCTTGCCGATTTCCGCCTGGCAAACAGCAATTCTCGCAAGGCTTTCCCCTTAGTCTGTTGTTTTCATTCGtccatatataactttgtagtttaaagatcactgttgaggaattttttatgtcaagttCGCGATTTCGTTGAAACTCCACCACCGCATTCAATAGTTTTTCGGTCACCATTTTTCACAGCACTTAGTCTTAGCAAATgtctacaaaagtttattgctGCGCACAAAAACGGCACACACTACATGCTATTACTTGGCACAATTATTACACGTTCCAaccgtgataaatatattgtcctGTTTCAggtttatacacaattttaccttgtgtatataaatcttgaaCTTCGATGAAACATcccgaacaaaatttttcactattttcctcgtcgttgtcatacttttttacttcgtaataaaatatgatgttacACATTTCCTGCCGTTCAGTTATAATTCGTAAATCTTCACGCACTAACGGCACTACTTGTTCATTCAAATAGTCTTCCGGATCACTCTCATAATCAGAGTCATTTACTATTTCCACTTCTTCATCGCTGTCGTCGATAATAACCACATCTTCATTGTCTTCATTGTCTTCGATGACAATCACATCTTCTATATCCATTTTAGCACTAAATCGAAAGACACTCGACGACTGTTGAATACGTTTTAACGCGGAGACAGATTCTCAAATTCGAGCAGCCGAATGTTGGCGCTGgtgcgttgcattctttccttaaaaattatggaagatgtttcgctccagttttatgggagattttccgcgagggtgcaaagctgccgaacgccggcgattaaaatctttttttccataatggcgctgatgcgttgcattctttccttaaaattatggaagatgtttcgctccagttttatgggagattttccgcgagggtgcaaagctgccgaacgccggcgcttaaaatctctttttccataatattctaatggtcataaaatgatcataaaaattagaaaaaaagaaaaaaaacagttttatggtttctaaaatgtcccccggctataaatcaaccacaaagataaacaccttgcagttgcagttctttccctaaaaattatggaagatgttttgctccagttttatgggagattttccgcgagggtgcaaagctgccgaacgtcggcgcttaaaatcctaatgatataatgaccataaaatgatcataaaactagaaaaaaaacagttttatgacttctaaaatgcccccggctataaaatcaaccgcaaagataaacatctactttcgaacgtgtgtaggaccTTTCACCCCCCCACCCCCCTTTCCGTAACACcagacccctcgcgcctcccagatacccccgcccccgcacccccctcggcgccccatggcttagaatccccactataacactacttatgtctattttatataataaatgctacattttataaataataaaaaattataaagaataaacttGTTTTAAACCATATAGGAATCGTTcgtgaagaaaaataattaattattattaattatttttcagccGATTAACaggagaaaattataaatccatagtaaaaaaaatcaaagactTATTTCCTAACGAGCCTGCACCGATTTATTTTACTGGTACCATACAAAAAGAGGAGTCTCCAACTAAAAAAACCATTATAacaaaaggaaaattaatcgataaagcaaaaaatttaatttatcaaggtGGTTATGCAAAACctacgaaaaaaagaaaggcaaCCGAAAATATCATCGAAAAAccaacaaaaaagaaaataggtaaaataagaaagtaataaaaaatttatattacataaatttaatatttttagctttaatAGGATTGATTTTTGGATTTAAGCCGTAAATTCTTCATTTGATTGTGACGTTTTGTGAACACTTCATTAAGGAGGAATTATACTGGATATACTGAGTGATACTGGACAATATCACACAGTTCCTCTCCGTGATGAAGTGAACTAAAGTGTTCAAGTGTTTGAAACGTCGGGATCGAAGAATTTACGCGACTTAAATCCGAAAATCAATCCGAATTTTAGATACTGcgaaagacaaaaatataaaattttcagatttgTTCACGAACGATTCCTATTTATGgttaaaaacaagaaatgaTCCTTGGGAAGAAGTTGTTATTCATTGGAAGAATACTTATCAATTAAGACAAGAATCAGAAGCAGCTACTGCGTATGATTTCATTGAATAATGGCCTATTTTAAATCGATCAAATGTAGATACTTTggtaagataataattattagaattctctaatctctctctctctctctctctctctctctctctctctctctctttctcacacacacacacacttactcactcactcactcagcTTTTTAAAGTCtttctcaaaataataatacgtgtttcattttgttacatagtattatagataaattatgattttgaaCAATTATTTCCAAATCGTACTTGTAACCTgtacaaatattgaaattcattatttGATCAAGtggttaattataaagaaggTCGTAACAAAGAAAATGTGCAAATTGACATTGATGATTTAAATTCACTTTctgaaagtaaatatatatataacatattaaatcgaatgtaataaatataacgatgatagtataatatatgaaaaaagttcCAAAGAATGTTCTTTACGAGATGTAATTGTGTGAAGTGAAATGTATCTTTTCTGTTACAGATTctaaagtaataaaacaaataatattattgtgtcATATTTTACCATCGAAGGGAAGACtcataataaagaaaacacattgGAAATTTTCAACTCAAGAATGTATAGATTCCATTATTGTTCATGCAACTGTAAGTATTATCagtaattatcaaaaattataaatctatctTTTCGAAATATCTATagagatatttcaatatttactaTTTCATTAGAATGCAGCTGATATTGAAACTAaactaaatttgcaaaaagaaagagcAAAAATACATGGTCTACATTTGCAACCTTTTCTATTAATCGAAGGACCCACTTACGccgatattgataaaatttatattatcattaatgaaGTAAAATACGAGTATGACAATAGTCTTAAGGCATTAAATAtgcttttcaaaatttttcatgttatGTATCTTCACTATCCTCCTCAAAGCGAGCATATTTacgaaattattgaaatagtaatttttaatagccaaagaaaatgtttgaaaagaTATGCCTATGTTCAGgatattattgaaaagataaaatttgatcAGTGCATTTGATTGTTAACAGCTAAGAAATTGCTAATTTTCAACAATGAATTGTCCCTAGTGCGATATCAGTTttgatgatattaataaatatatttttcattttaaatatattcataaacaaGATATTTTCACTTGCCATATTGATAATTGCTTTAGATCATTTCACAGAAAAGATAGTTTTAagaaacacatttttactcAAGGATTTAATGAATCCTTacaaaaattagtaaatattcCAACTGCACACACAATAGAGATACACAGCTCCGATTCTAATTTAAgtacaaaattttgttctgAGCCTAAATCTTCtttagataataatacattaagaGATATTCCTTCGCTTTCATCAGACAATAATACAttggaagagaaaaatattccgTCGTTTCTTGAAAAACTTGGCACAGCAATTCAAAATAtagttattcaattatatgataatttatctttaacaaAATCTGACATAcagaaaattttagaaattattcaaaattttttttgttcagaATTATTAAATGGACTTGAgcaagttattttaaattgtgaatTGAATAAAGTAGTAAGtacttttaaagtaatttcaaaatattttgataactttAGTACAGAGTATAAAAGAGaatctttttttgaaaatacgaaatatttcattagaCCATCACAAACTATTGTAGGTACTACAACTGACGAATCTAGACGACAGAATAGTGTATCACTTACAATAAAAGATAGAACTTTTTCTTATGTTcctattaaaaaacaattacaaaTGTTTCTTGAACTTCCAAATGTTTTCCAACAAATTTTGGACTATCAAAAAGGTTTAGAGATTAATAATGCAGaatcttacaaaaatatgatacaaGGTTCTTTAtggaaatcgataaaatcAGAGACaacatcaaataaaattattttaccattaataatatacgttGACGATTTTGAAGTTGGTAATCCACTTGGCAGTCATGCtggttattataaaattggatctttatattatagtatctCTACGATACCATCGCAATATAGTAGTcacttagaaaatatatttgtctctacattattttatagttcAGATAGATCTTATTAcggaaatgttaatattttaaagcatgttattaatgaattaaaacttttagagaaaaatggtttatatatagaacatgACAaaagacaaatttattttgcattgtgCTTTGTAGTGGGTGATAATTTAGGAGTGCATTCAATACTCGGATTGACTGAAAGTTTCTCTTCCACTTATTATTGCAGATTTTGCTTggcagaaaaaaatcttacaaaaaaattaactacaGAGCAATCAAATCTGCTAAGATTGAAAGATCAATATATTCATCATTTGGAAAACAAACATTTtggaataaaagaaagatgtatttttaatgatttggattattatcatatttatgaaaatcaaTGTATAGATATTATGCATGATCTATATGAAGGTGTTTTAAGATATGATAtggcaaatataatatcaaaattaatatctttaaaatattttacaatagaaactcttaatttcaaattaagtacaatttatataatccaaATGAAAAGAACATACCTCCAGGTATTAACGaaagtcatttaaaaaataagagtatAATCTGTTCAGCTTCTGAGATGAATATATTAGTCaataattttcgttttataGTCGGCGATATGATTCCAAACGGTAATGAAATTTGGGATTTGTACTTGTtagctttaaaaataacagaaattaTTTCTAGTCCTTGTATATCTAAAACAACAATTAATCAACTaagtctttatatttttgaacataataaattatatatatcactttTTGGCGATCTAAAACCTAAACaccattttttaacatattatcctcgcattattgaaaaaattggaCCTCCTCATTACTTATCTTCTATGAGATTTGAAGCAAAgcataaagatttaaaattaagtgcTCATAATTGCAGAAGTCGCGTAAATTTACCCTTTACATTTCTTAATCGAATACAGCTGAAATCTACTtatcgatatttaaataaaagaggaTTTTCCGATTGTATTCAATGGGTTATAACACATcagtattattgaaaaatgaaatcaaCACCGAGGCATTCAACGACTTTTTATCATCTAcatattacgaaaaaaatggtATTTGCTACAAACCATCTTCTGTGATTAGAacgacaaataataatattttaccacaattctatagaataaaatatgttctgAAGAAAATAGTTGATAATAGCTGTTATCTCTATTGTGAACGATTAactacattaaattataataaacacttTCATTCGTATGaagtaattaatgataaaacagAGAATGTTATGTTTTATCCTATCAGTGAATTGAGTTATATTCTTCCACTTCATTTACATGTGATAAATACAGGTCAAATGATGATTTCTCTcccaaaatattaattacaatttcttggctgtctatataaatatatatgcaaaaataatataaatataaaaatatacatatatacagggtgagaaaagttttaaatgaaAGTTATTTAGTTAGGGGGAACATAatagcattatttattttttatttagatttccttcaaaaaagttttgagttatttattctgttttaGACAGGCCttatcctgtatatatgtgGGAATCAGTTCcatgcaatataaataacgatttgtgatatatacctatacatatatatatatatatatatatcacatatatatatatgtatatgtatatcttttccTTGTTTAATGATctcatatagtatatatagaatggtttgtttagttacatttttaattaaattttttgtatcttttctgCTATCTGTTAgaggatatttttatttatcgtttatctcaagtagaaaaaaacattataatattaccggTGTATCACCCGCTGGATTAGCGCGAACCCCGCGAAGTCAGAGAAGGCGAGCGACAcccaagagataaaatataataaaatgaaatataatatgatattacaggACATTCGCCTGCTGGATTAGCAAAGGTCACACGAAAGACGACGAAACGAATCTCTCATACCagatacaagaatttaaacataacCCAGGGTTATTCTTCGAAGAAATCGGACAAATCCACTACGCAAAAGAAAACTGGAaactagtaataaaattagacttaTCAAACTTAGACGAAAGATACGagcaaataaacgaatatttaaaacagaccGAAAGATTATGCGAAACTATGAAATTTCACACTCATTATCTTCGAGATACATGTGTGAACCTAGACATTCtaacaaaaagagaagcaaaatatttaaaaaatgtcataatacaaattaaaacaatatacaaaaaacagaCAAATAAACGACGAGGACTCATAAACGGAATAGTTTCCTTATCAAAGTCTTTATTTGGCACAATGGACGTTAACGACGAGAAACGAATTAACGAACAACTtaacatattagaaaacagtcaaaaaacaatacagcatgccgtacaaaatcaaattaaaataataaatacaactaTCGggcatattgataaaatcgaaaatacaatacaacgtAACGAATACCTCTTACAGAAACgagtaaatgaatatatagaaCGCAGTGAGATAAACGAACACTTTACCATAATTACCGCAGTAATAGCAGAATTAATACGCGACGCGGATAACATTATAGAATAtctaacatatacaaaaaacggAGCAATGCATCCGAGATTAACACCGATAGATAGcataataacacatttaaaGGAAGCAACACAGCAGTTGCCACAAGGACTGTACTTCCCTTTTCAAGTACACACCGAAGATTGGCTTACTATagaaaaatacgcgaaaataagcgcattcagcgataaagcaattatttatactattctAATCTTCCCATTAATTGCGCAACCGAGCTATACCATAATGAATGTAATTGCGTTACCTGTATTcagttataacaatatattcgcagtaacagaaattaacaataaaataattgcggtagacaaagaaaaactaacataCGTTATAGTAacagaaaaaagatttaaaagattgtaTTAACATTAACTCACAATACACATGTGAGCATGCGACACCGACATatagagtaaatttaaatgcaccatgcgaaatacaaatttatacacagcAGCGTCAACGTAACtgtaatacattatatcaatGCGTACCACATGGATCGCATTACAACAGCCACAAACATGGCTCTACTCGACTGCTACCGAGCAACAATTAACAATACAATACGACAAACGACAAGAATACAAAACAGTGATTAAAAACACTGGAAAAATTACGCTGAAgggaaaatgcaaattaataactcCAGACATGACTATACAGACGAAGCAGACAATCTATGAAACGGATATAGAAACGTACCTGCCTGAATATAACTTGACACTGGTAAGAGAACGCAACACGATAACACACGATAATGACACGATACAAGACATAGGTCAACACCGAATGGaactgacaaaattaaaattacaactagGAGAAATAgacaacaatttaaaaagtaacgaacaaaatttcttcgcGAAAAAACAATTCGTATATCCAATGGCGACAAGCGGAACAATcacgataacaataataataatattaattgtactttaCATAGTCatacgaaacaaaaataaaagaaggaagCGACCATTAATTAGGATATACGACGAAGAGCGATCCGAACCGATCGATCGACTCCGAAACCAATATTAAAACGTAGCCTAAGCACGCGattttagataagaaaaacgattatatttaaatattgtaaacgcgaaaacaaacaaaattgtaaactagaataagaaaataatataaaagaaaacatatagtgtatatatatatatatatatatatatatatatatatatcgggaaacttaaaacttaagaaaaagaaataaattcccTAAAACAGAAAACGTTGTACCTCCGTTTTCTTTTCCAACAAGGGAGGGGTGTTATAGCCTCAGAAAAGGCTACAgacttaatgaatatatacatatatatatacatataattatattgatgcaggaatgcatcgcgagcgaagcaataatcgcgcgagccgctgacgcagcgagccacgcgcgcccgagaccgagcgcgaacacgaaaccggaaaggtgtcaccgaattgctaaaagtacaagcgaggaaattcgactttgaacttcctcgcctgcactaaaacgcgaattcagcaacataaccatatttggtcatgttgctaagggaccccctccgaaaaaccatgcagttcggagggaagctcagcacccgccgcgatgaagcgacgggcagtcgttgattAGAACCTAACGAGTAATAATCGTCACGGGCAGCTGTTGATCAGATTCAACAGAGTCATACACGaataactaagagatatacgcgcgccgGAGATAAgtcgacgcgtatcagactacctgtGCGACAGAGcatacgagagataccgcttTCTCACTTTAACCGATAATAAACGCGAGTGACATAAcgttcgctggg
This Anoplolepis gracilipes chromosome 12, ASM4749672v1, whole genome shotgun sequence DNA region includes the following protein-coding sequences:
- the LOC140672120 gene encoding uncharacterized protein, encoding MYYVERSSGGPSRSVNNYVPNRYESPLFENKCDNISLKRRAIRILSRRYALTTTEFKFLEIGINVGTPSYVEIIIGDHQGKELVLSLETWKGLYEQRRNIHDLLRKDSKDTYNFISVGPLTVRVHTINDTKLISLES